The genomic stretch GATCTATCTTCAAGACTCGGTCCAAACGGCTCCGTCACCGTTCCGTCGCAGTCCCCTTCGGCTCCACACCACTGCCTTGTGGGAACGCcccctagaaaaaaagaaacgcTTTCATCAGGGTAACAAGCAGAATACAGCTCTAGCCTCGAGGACGGCTGGCACGCACACGGCCTGTATCGCCGCAGTCCCCTGAGCCGCAGCTCAGCGCGCGCCGACAGCGGTGACGGAGGACGCGCTGAAGGCGAAAAGCCGAAAGCCAACCCCCCGAAGCCCAGAACCGTGCTCAGGCACCCAGGAGTTAAGCCTAAAACCGGTTGAAAGAGCTGCCTCCTACCTGTTCCCCCGCCACCTCTCCCCCTCCGAGGCCAGCACCTTTCCTCGCGATCCCTTTTCCGCAAACAAAAGACGGACGCCTGCGGCCTCAGCTCGGTACGAAGCACCACGATGCGCTTGCCGGCGGCGTGCTCTCTCACAAGgctgacagcttctctgcacGCAACAGCCGAGGCCctgtgaaaggggaggaaggcaaacaCCGATCACGTCTCGCCGGGTCAGGAGGGAGTCGGGGTGCGCTGCAGTCAGAGCCCAACGCCTTCCCCAGAGGAATTACCGGGCCACAACAAGAGGCAGGAGCGATCGGCAGACAGGCAGGTAACACGCACGGCAGCGATACCCACGGCAGACTGGCAGGACGCTTCCAGCCGCTTCACCCCGCCGCTTTGTTTCGAATTTCGTTAAAAGGCAATCCGATTCTTAAGGCTCACTCTGctttgaggagctgctggagaaaggctaaCACGTGGCATTGGCGTTACCGTCGGAATTCCGGCGTAAAAATCACGGCAAAGCCGTGCCTTGTCAAGCGGCTTCCCAAGCAGGCTCTGGAGCCTTTCCACGAGACGGGCAAAGCCGGAGTCCCGCGGGAACCCTGTGCCAGCTCCGTCAGTACGGCCGAGCTCTCCGACAAAGCGCACCGCCGTACGGAAACGTAAAGCGGGTTTATACCTCGGGCTCCTTTACAGCCTCGGAAAACAATACTGCCCGGCCGGACGCGCGGCTCTAAGCGCCTAGCAGGCCCGGCTGCGTTACCACGAGGGACCGACGATTCCTCCCCGGCCGTTGCCCGAGCCGCAGCGCAGCACTCGGCAGCGGCGGGCACACGGAGCCTCGCGGGCCCTCGGCGGCTACAAAAGGGATCCCTCCGTAGTCAGCAGTCCGACTCGCAAGCACGAGGCACGCGTGGCGAAGTAACATCTCGAGCGACCTTCGGTTCCGCTCCCCTTGACTTGTCGACGGACGCTTCCGGACGAACCTAgggacaaagggaaaacaaaaggccCCGGTTTCGCGgggaagcaaaccaaaaggcCTCTTCCCCTCGGCTGCTCCGGCCCCGGAGCTGACTGTCACGACACAAGATCAGCCAGACACCTGAGCTgccgctgcctcccagccctccccggcaGTTAAAAGGCTTGCGGAGAAAGCAGCAGTCGGGGGCGACGGCTGGGGATTCCGCTGCCGgctgccttttcttgctctggccCGCTCGCAGGGGCGGGAAGAGGCTCCTGAGCCACAcacacccgccccccccccaccccccaccccccgcgaCAGCGTTACCGCAGGCCCCGAGGCAGCCTCTctgcggcccgcgggggccggcagccccagccggctgCCACGGCTCAggccagcggctgggggaaagacaaagccccgcgcagggctgcggcggctgcccgggcagcccgcaggcggcggcgggtgggcggcggggcggcgcgggccgaCCCCTctcccgggcgccgccgccacgAGCGAGCACCGGGGCCGCCCTGCCTGCCGCCGCTCCTCGCCGAGGTAGCGGCGCGGCTccgagagaaaaaaaaaaaaaaaacaaacaaaaaaaccaaacaaacaaaaacccacccagaaAAGGGCAGCCCCGTGAGGAGCCCGCTGACCACCGTCCCTGCCGGGGAGACGAGAaccggcggcagccccgccggtcccgggccgggccgcccgcctgcctcagcccgcccgccgccggcaccaggCGCTCCCTGCCGCGGCCGAGCGCCGGGCCGCCACATCCCCCCCCGAccgggccgctgcccgccggcccccggccgccctTCAGCCCGAGCGCGCCGCCGCACGTCCCGGCCCGAAAGTCTTCCGGGCTCCCGGCGAAGGCTCCGTACCTCCACGGCCGCTCCAGCGCGCCGCGCGGGCCGGGAGTGAACCCGCCTTTCCCGGGCCGGATGCGCCATCTGCCCCTACGCACgaggccggaagccccgcccctagGGGGGGGGGGTCAAAGCcgcttctgcgcatgcgccgccCTCGGTCGGCCAGAAAggcttctgcgcatgcgccaaAGCGGGATTGCGTCATCTGCCCGTACGCCCgaggccggaagccccgccccttCGGCGTCAAGCCGcgtctgcgcatgcgctgcccttagTTTGCCAGAAAGcccttctgcgcatgcgccgaGGCGTGTTGCGTCATCGGGCTGCGACGAagccggaagccccgccccctTCGGCGTCAAGCCGcgtctgcgcatgcgctgcccttagTTTGCCAGAAACcccttctgcgcatgcgccgaAGCCGGATTGCGTCATCGGCCCGCGACGTGCCCGCAAGCCACGCCCCCTTCGGCGTCAAGCCGcgtctgcgcatgcgctgcccttaCTCCGCCGGGGGGGGGCGCGGTGCTGCCGCCTGGCGAAAaaaattgggtactgcagcccgTCTAGCTAACGGACTGCACACTTTATTATATAGGCACGGCATCAAGAGGGGAACTCTGCCCACGGCCCGTTAGGAAGTTGCCTGGCTTCCCATCTCGGTGGATGAAGTTCTGGCAGCGAACATTCTCGATTCCACTAGTCTAgcgaaaaagaaaaaaaaaaaaaaaaaaaaaaaaaaaaaatcactcgAGAGACCAGGCTTacgcttttttttccccccttataAAAACACTAGCAACAGTGCCTGAACGGGAAAAGGGGTCACGAAAGTTTTTATCGTAAAATGGAAGGGCACGAAAGAGAACAGAATTCGACAGACGATACGTAAACCTCTGCAGCTCTTTCCCCGTGCCTCTCGGACATCGGTTTCCAAAAACTTTCTCGGGTGAGCGTCTTTTGTCTTTGAGCAGTGCAACAGACgctttgcaaacagcacaagTCTGCTTTTGAACCATCGTTTCAGACTTTGCAATCCCTTGAGATGGGGCGCTTTGTActtgagagaaacaaaacccactctgAGTCTTTCCTTTAACGATACAGGCCTATTCCCCTTTCCCTTAGAGAAACAACCTACTCGCTTCTGATCTCTCGAGGAATCTTAATACTCCCAACACACTGCGCCGTCAAGATCAACAAAGCAGTTTCCTACCACGTTGCCAGCGAGCGATAGGACCGTCTCGAGACGAAGTTTCCTCGGACAAAAACCCGAGCGATCTATCTTCAAGACTCGGTCCAAACGGCTCCGTCACCGTTCCGTCGCAGTCCCCTTCGGCTCCACACCACTGCCTTGTGGGAACGCcccctagaaaaaaagaaacgcTTTCATCAGGGTAACAAGCAGAATACAGCTCTAGCCTCGAGGACGGCTGGCACGCACACGGCCTGTATCGCCGCAGTCCCCTGAGCCGCAGCTCAGCGCGCGCCGACAGCGGTGACGGAGGACGCGCTGAAGGCGAAAAGCCGAAAGCCAACCCCCCGAAGCCCAGAACCGTGCTCAGGCACCCAGGAGTTAAGCCTAAAACCGGCTGAAAGAGCTGCCTCCTACCTGTTCCCCCGCCACCTCTCCCCCTCCGAGGCCAGCACCTTTCCTCGCGATCCCTTTTCGCAAACAAAAGACGGACGCCTGCGGCCTCAGCTCGGTACCGAAGCACCACGATGCGCTTGCCGGCGGCGTGCTCTCTCACAAGgctgacagcttctctgcacGCAACAGCCGAGGCCctgtgaaaggggaggaaggcaaacaCCGATCACGTCTCGCCGGGGTCAGGAGGGAGTCGGGGTGCGCTGCGGTCAGAGCCCAACGCCTTCCCCAGAGGAATTACCGGGGCACCACAAGAGGCAGGAGCGATCGGCAGACAGGCAGGTAACACGCACGGCAGCGATACCCACGGCAGACTGGCAGGACGCTTCCAGCCGCTTCACCCCGCCGCTTTGTTTCGAATTTCGTTAAAAGGCAATCCGATTCTTAAGGCTCACTCTGctttgaggagctgctggagaaaggctaaCACGTGGCATTGGCGTTACCGTCGGAATTCCGGCGTAAAAATCACGGCAAAGCCGTGCCTTGTCAAGCGCCTTCCCAAGCAGGCTCTGGAGCCTTTCCACGAGACGGGCAAAGCCGGAGTCCCGCGGGAACCCTGTGCCAGCTCCGTCAGTAGGGCCCAGCTCTCCGACAAAGCGCACCGCCGTACGGAAACGTCAAGCGGGTTTATACCTCGGGCTCCTTTACAGCCTCGGAAAACAATACTGCCCGGCCGGACGCGCTGCTCTAAGCGCCTAGCAGGCCCGGCTGCGTTACCACGAGGGACCGACAATT from Falco rusticolus isolate bFalRus1 chromosome 10, bFalRus1.pri, whole genome shotgun sequence encodes the following:
- the LOC119154219 gene encoding uncharacterized protein LOC119154219 isoform X5, with the translated sequence MAHPARERFVRKRPSTSQGERNRRASAVACREAVSLVREHAAGKRIVVLRTELRPQASVFCLRKRDREERCWPRRGRGGGGTGGVPTRQWCGAEGDCDGTVTEPFGPSLEDRSLWFLSEETSSRDGPIARWQRGSSGSVRRQVKGSGTEGPRLLRAEKLSAL